One Chanodichthys erythropterus isolate Z2021 chromosome 10, ASM2448905v1, whole genome shotgun sequence DNA segment encodes these proteins:
- the LOC137027879 gene encoding NACHT, LRR and PYD domains-containing protein 3-like, producing MKRVNTTIMKDVTGKNCPLFQKKTTKRKNSGRMGRLEDPLKENEFGKKKVSKKRRTEKQDLQISIDASNGSTVFAPNMVRSKIDHLTMNLQMLSHSTTSINKNDILQSIKNKMKSRMMKDSERILEGSAQQSVTLNKIYTQLFIINDDSDPLNREHEIWQIETTNDINTSAQTVIKYNEILKPPVDEKQTMKIALTKGIAGIGKTVTVQKFVHDWASGEANQDLELVFLLPFRELNLHEGENQSLFDLLCVFYPELHKDARHISDWIFDRKVLFILDGLDEYKNDLNFQANNLSDVTKKTTLDVLLVNLLRGKLLPSAHLWITSRPVAAGQLPSKIFRQGYVTQIRGFTDEQKEEYFTRKFEEPDLTQKVIRHLKCHKSLWILCHIPLFCWISSVVLKNIIKSQNQDRGLPSNQTEMYIHYLLNQTTLSHNKYQGKEMPHEDALIEHKELIKKLAALAYWKLKERNTVFSKEDLRKYYITPDDALRYPGIITCVSECKVGYKRTKLYSFVHLSVQEFFAALYVFHEFLSGNQDSLGLLKAKKGQKSNLSDFLKGVIDVAVQSQNEHLDLFNCFLFGISCDSSRQTLEGFLPPLQDSSSEDHKKVTKYIKSLRRKDLSPERCFSLVRCLVELKDMSFLQMQNLERSRTKKPLTLFQCTFLAFRFVMSDTDHEEFVLRKYNMTLEGFQRFSPAIKCFRKAQLEGSGFTEKHCEVLVSFLTSPKSHLTHLDLSHNSLGLSALKQISRALCDPNCQIQMLNLSHNDLHSQDMEMIKNVLSGSNVNLKILDLSDNHVEDRGVKILSAGLRITKCHLEVLKLSGCQIKRVSKLLSSLKANSSLRELDLQYNDLGNMEQKVCLLKAKLPSLRISMGGVCQDQPGLYKYAVALTFDPQTANEYLYLSENNTVAVRKREKQQLPANDERFDKCNQVLCCQPLSGRCFFMVDVTGTGVHMGVACKEIKRKGASDAVRLGRNKMSWSLCCSKNVCVAHNKKTESLTKPLKTESTRKLGVFVDQKARSVFFYRLSPEPELLYMFDADFPEDQRLYAAFSFQELDSSVCLRQALL from the exons ATGAAGCGCGTGAACACTACCATCATGAAAGATGTGACTGGGAAGAACTGCCCTTTATTCCAGAAGAAAACGACCAAGCGCAAGAACAG CGGAAGAATGGGTAGGTTGGAAGACCCTCTGAAGGAGAATGAATTTGGAAAGAAAAAAGTTTCCAAAAAGAGACGTACCGAAA AACAGGATCTTCAGATCAGTATTGATGCGAGTAATGGTAGCACAGTGTTTGCTCCAAACATGGTGAGATCTAAAATAGATCATCTTACCATGAACCTACAAATG TTGTCTCACTCTACAACctcaataaacaaaaatg ACATTCTTCAGAGCATAAAGAATAAGATGAAATCAAGAATGATGAAGGATTCTGAGAGGATTTTGGAGGGAAGCGCACAACAGTCAGTCACACTAAATAAGATCTACACACAACTGTTTATCATCAATGATGACTCGGACCCCCTCAATAGAGAACATGAGATCTGGCAGATTGAGACGACAAATGATATAAACACATCAGCGCAGACAGTTATAAAATACAATGAAATTCTTAAACCACCAGTGGATGAAAAGCAAACCATGAAGATTGCTTTAACAAAAGGAATTGCTGGAATTGGAAAAACGGTCACAGTGCAGAAGTTTGTCCATGACTGGGCAAGCGGAGAAGCCAATCAGGATCTAGAGCTTGTTTTTCTGCTCCCGTTCCGAGAGCTGAACCTGCATGAGGGAGAAAACCAGAGTCTTTTTGACCTGCTTTGTGTCTTTTACCCAGAGTTACACAAAGATGCGAGGCACATCTCTGACTGGATCTTTGATAGAAAAGTTCTGTTCATCTTAGATGGTCTGGatgaatataaaaatgatttgaACTTTCAAGCCAACAATTTGTCAGATGTTACTAAAAAAACCACACTGGATGTCCTTCTAGTAAATCTTCTCAGAGGAAAACTGCTTCCATCTGCACACCTATGGATCACCAGCCGGCCTGTGGCAGCTGGACAGCTGCCATCTAAGATCTTCAGACAGGGATACGTCACACAGATCAGAGGATTCACAGATGAACAAAAGGAAGAGTACTTCACGAGGAAGTTTGAGGAACCAGATCTAACCCAAAAAGTCATCCGTCACCTGAAGTGTCATAAGAGCCTGTGGATATTATGCCACATACCTCTCTTTTGTTGGATTTCATCGGTTGTTctcaaaaacataattaaaagtcaaaatCAAGATAGGGGCTTGCCCTCAAATCAGACAGAAATGTATATCCACTATCTGCTCAATCAGACTACGTTAAGCCACAACAAATATCAAGGGAAAGAAATGCCACATGAAGATGCTCTCATAGAGCACAAAGAACTGATTAAGAAACTGGCAGCGCTGGCCTACTGGAAGCTGAAGGAACGGAATACAGTCTTCAGTAAAGAGGACTTGAGAAAATATTATATCACTCCTGATGATGCTCTTCGATATCCTGGCATCATCACCTGTGTCTCTGAGTGCAAAGTTGGATATAAAAGGACTAAACTTTACAGCTTTGTCCATCTCAGTGTTCAGGAATTCTTTGCAGCCTTGTATGTTTTTCATGAATTTCTGTCAGGAAATCAAGACTCCCTGGGATTATTAAAAGCTAAAAAGGGGCAAAAGTCTAATTTGTCTGATTTTCTCAAAGGTGTGATTGATGTGGCCGTGCAAAGCCAAAATGAACACTTGGATCTTTTTAACTGTTTTCTCTTCGGAATTTCTTGTGATTCCAGCAGACAAACACTTGAAGGATTCCTGCCTCCATTGCAAGACAGTAGTTCAGAAGACCACAAAAAAGTGACAAAGTACATTAAGTCTTTGAGGAGGAAAGATCTGTCCCCTGAGAGATGCTTCAGTCTTGTTCGTTGCCTCGTGGAGCTCAAAGACATGTCTTTTTTGCAAATGCAAAATCTTGAACGTTCTCGGACCAAAAAGCCCCTCACACTGTTCCAGTGCACATTTCTGGCTTTCCGGTTTGTGATGTCAGATACAGACCATGAAGAGTTTGTCCTCAGGAAATACAACATGACTTTAGAAGGATTTCAGAGGTTCTCTCCAGCCATCAAGTGCTTCAGAAAGGCTCA ACTTGAGGGAAGCGGCTTTACAGAGAAACACTGTGAGGTCCTGGTGTCTTTCCTGACCTCGCCAAAATCTCACCTGACTCATCTTGATCTGAGCCACAATAGTCTGGGACTGTCAGCACTGAAGCAAATTTCTAGGGCCCTCTGTGATCCTAACTGCCAGATTCAGATGCTGAACCTCAGCCACAATGACCTCCATAGTCAGGACATGGAGATGATCAAGAATGTGCTTTCAGGATCAAATGTGAATCTGAAAATCCTGGACCTCAGCGACAATCATGTAGAAGATCGAGGAGTTAAAATTCTTTCAGCTGGGCTGCGGATAACCAAGTGTCATCTTGAGGTTTTGAA aCTATCAGGTTGTCAAATTAAACGAGTTTCTAAGTTGCTGTCGTCTTTGAAAGCCAATTCCTCTTTGAGAGAGCTGGACCTGCAGTATAATGACCTTGGAAACATGGAACAGAAAGTTTGTCTTCTGAAGGCTAAGCTGCCCTCACTGAG AATTTCCATGGGAGGAGTCTGCCAAGACCAACCAGGACTGTACAAAT ATGCTGTTGCGCTCACATTTGACCCTCAGACGGCTAATGAGTACCTCTATTTGAGTGAGAACAACACAGTAGCTGTTCGTAAGAGAGAGAAACAACAGCTTCCTGCTAATGATGAAAGATTTGACAAGTGCAACCAGGTCCTGTGCTGTCAGCCACTGTCAGGACGCTGCTTCTTTATGGTGGACGTGACTGGGACAGGTGTGCACATGGGCGTGGCCTGTAAGGAAATCAAGAGGAAAGgtgcaagtgacgcagtacgtCTGGGACGCAACAAGATGTCGTGGAGTTTATGTTGCTCAAAAAATGTATGTGTAGCTCATAACAAAAAAACTGAATCATTAACTAAACCTCTTAAAACAGAGTCCACTAGAAAGCTTGGTGTGTTCGTGGACCAGAAAGCTCGTTCTGTTTTCTTCTATAGGTTGAGCCCAGAGCCTGAACTCTTGTACATGTTTGATGCAGATTTTCCTGAGGACCAGAGACTTTATGCAGCGTTCAGTTTTCAGGAACTAGACAGCTCAgtctgtttaaggcaagcattACTATAA